One Equus quagga isolate Etosha38 chromosome 5, UCLA_HA_Equagga_1.0, whole genome shotgun sequence genomic window carries:
- the LOC124239693 gene encoding translation initiation factor IF-2-like — translation MQCQLAMPFYPYTVTTKRQQLNSKLRESSQRAGLRQHQPGARTPAPRPAATARSGPQSPLPGPGLGTRRRRPCSPLHPLRSPLQGRARGAVSPRSARRAAAPVPAALGPAPRGPGAALAPSRSSRARGSSTALLSRRLRPPPRTPTLLTSRPELGASRRSPPAAASPASSGPAPAAEAAAAAPAQALEPPPRRTFSGARHAQRARPRREGARARGRESARAQGAGRGAGARRQHERAAGGGASAAPGRGRAGGPSSLRAPPPAAGRDPPPSSPGGSGSAGETCPLRASLAGWRRAAEVRLSFTGICPASWMSARRDYKERHTKQGNSDAAFQNFLKTRKEEARILETT, via the exons ATGCAATGCCAGTTGGCAATGCCATTTTACCCGTATACCGTCACAACCAAACGTCAGCAGCTAAACAGCAAATTACG AGAATCCTCCCAGCGAGCCGGGCTCCGGCAGCATCAGCCCGGCGCCCGCACCCCGGCTCCGCGCCCCGCGGCCACAGCGCGCTCGGGaccccagagccccctccccGGCCCGGGGCTCGGAACCCGGCGGCGCCGGCCCTGTTCTCCGCTCCATCCCCTCCGCTCGCCCCTCCAGGGCCGGGCGCGCGGCGCCGTCTCCCCTCGCAGCGCGCGCCGTGCAGCGGCCCCGGTCCCCGCGGCTCTCGGCCCTGCACCCCGAGGTCCGGGCGCTGCGCTGGCTCCTTCGCGCTCCTCGCGCGCGCGAGGCTCCAGCACCGCGCTCCTCTCCCGCCGCCTGCGACCGCCGCCGCGGACCCCCACCTTACTCACTTCCCGGCCGGAGCTGGGGGCGTCGAGAAGGTCTCCGCCGGCCGCAGCCTCCCCCGCCTCCTCCGGCCCGGCCCCCGCGGCTGAGGCGGCGGCAGCAGCGCCCGCTCAGGCCCTGGAGCCGCCCCCGCGGCGAACGTTCTCAGGCGCCCGGCACGCGCAGCGAGCCCGCCCCCGGCGCGAGGGCGCGAGGGCGCGAGGGCGCGAGAGCGCGAGGGCGCAGGGCGCAGGGCGGGGGGCGGGCGCGCGCCGCCAGCACGAGCGCgcggctgggggcggggcttcCGCCGcgccggggagggggcgggcaggCGGGCCGAGTTCCCTTCGAGCCCCGCCCCCTGCGGCCGGGCGGGACCCGCCCCCCAGCTCCCCCGGCGGTTCCGGGTCGGCGGGGGAAACTTGCCCCCTGCGGGCTTCTCTTGCAGGCTGGCGGCGGGCGGCCGAGGTGCGTCTCAGCTTCACAGGTATTTGCCCGGCCAGCTGGATGTCGGCGCGACGTGACTACAAG